In Musa acuminata AAA Group cultivar baxijiao chromosome BXJ3-9, Cavendish_Baxijiao_AAA, whole genome shotgun sequence, a single genomic region encodes these proteins:
- the LOC135649105 gene encoding uncharacterized protein LOC135649105, translating to MDQPPWPVLQTKSKPNSSSRTPLNPKKLPISILLFSLPLLYVSLLRIPPSTLFTDTAFWFLLSNSIVVVVAADSGMFSSSSTAGSDLYDEYIKLKSPPWFERAADASAVAEETEEIRTDCREEESEYSKMSNEELNRRVEEFIRRFNREMRLQVRDE from the coding sequence ATGGATCAACCACCATGGCCAGTGCTCCAAACCAAGTCCAAGCCAAACTCCAGCAGCAGAACTCCCCTCAACCCAAAGAAGCTTCCCATCtccattcttctcttctccctccccCTCCTCTACGTCTCTCTCCTCCGCATCCCTCCCTCCACCCTCTTCACCGACACCGCCTTCTGGTTCCTCCTCTCCAACTCCATCGTCGTCGTCGTGGCCGCCGATTCCGGCATGTTCTCCTCCTCAAGCACCGCCGGCAGCGACCTCTACGACGAGTACATCAAGCTGAAGTCACCTCCATGGTTTGAAAGGGCTGCGGATGCAAGCGCCGTAGCTGAGGAGACTGAGGAGATCAGAACGGACTGCAGAGAGGAGGAGAGTGAGTATTCGAAGATGTCCAACGAAGAGCTCAACAGGAGAGTGGAAGAGTTCATTAGGAGATTTAATAGGGAGATGAGACTTCAGGTTAGAGACGAATGA
- the LOC135649106 gene encoding probable glutathione S-transferase GSTU1: MGEVDTKGVVLLDFWIYECGTRLWKLKREGQAAAAKEVFVGNLKLLEGELGDKKYFAGDAFGFVDIALVPFVSWFYSYETCAGFSIEDLAPSGAWSARAWPSHCPTPTRSTSS, translated from the exons ATGGGGGAGGTAGACACGAAGGGGGTGGTGCTGCTGGACTTTTGG ATCTATGAATGCGGGACAAGGCTATGGAAGCTCAAGCGTGAGGGACAGGCGGCGGCGGCCAAGGAGGTGTTCGTCGGGAACCTGAAGCTGTTGGAGGGCGAGCTGGGAGACAAGAAGTACTTCGCCGGCGACGCCTTCGGCTTCGTCGACATTGCGCTCGTCCCCTTCGTGTCCTGGTTCTACAGCTACGAGACCTGCGCCGGCTTCAGCATAGAGGACCTAGCGCCAAGCGGTGCATGGAGCGCGAGAGCGTGGCCAAGCCACTGTCCGACCCCCACAAGGTCTACAAGTTCGTAG
- the LOC135649529 gene encoding probable glutathione S-transferase, with protein MADAEPKGVVLLDVLKNTFGQRCRIALAEKGVEYEFREENLRDKSPLLLKSNPVHKRIPVLIHDGKPVCESPIIVQYIDEAWPHRAPLLPADPYARAQARFWADFVDKKFSEYGTKLCKLKGEEQAAAKEEFIGILKLLEGELGDKKYFGGDAFGFVDIALVPFVSWFYTYETCAGFSMEEAAPKLVAWGKRCMERESVAKTLSDPQMVYEFVDRLKKRIGVE; from the exons ATGGCGGATGCGGAGCCGAAGGGAGTGGTGCTGCTGGACGTCTTGAAGAACACGTTCGGGCAGCGGTGCCGGATCGCGCTGGCGGAGAAGGGAGTGGAGTACGAGTTCCGGGAGGAGAACCTGAGGGACAAGAGCCCGCTCCTGCTAAAGTCCAACCCCGTGCACAAGAGGATCCCCGTCCTCATCCACGACGGCAAGCCCGTGTGCGAGTCCCCCATAATCGTCCAGTACATCGACGAGGCATGGCCGCACCGCGCACCGCTGCTGCCCGCCGACCCCTACGCCCGCGCCCAGGCCCGCTTCTGGGCCGACTTCGTCGACAAGAAG TTCAGTGAATACGGGACAAAGCTGTGTAAGCTCAAGGGCGAGGAACAGGCGGCGGCCAAGGAGGAGTTCATCGGGATCCTGAAGCTGCTGGAGGGCGAGCTGGGAGACAAGAAGTACTTCGGCGGCGACGCGTTCGGCTTCGTCGACATCGCGCTCGTCCCCTTCGTGTCCTGGTTCTACACCTACGAGACCTGTGCCGGCTTCAGCATGGAGGAGGCAGCGCCCAAGCTGGTGGCGTGGGGCAAGCGGTGCATGGAGCGGGAGAGCGTGGCCAAGACACTGTCCGACCCCCAAATGGTCTACGAGTTCGTGGACCGCCTCAAGAAGAGAATCGGAGTCGAGTAG
- the LOC135648504 gene encoding glutathione S-transferase U19-like, whose protein sequence is MPPTSIVREGQLSERDRAMGEVDTKGVVLLDFWVSPFGQRCRIALAEKGVEYEYREENLLGDKSPLLLESNPVYKKVPVLIHDGKPVCESLIIVQYIDESWPHSAPLLPADPYGRAHARFWADFIDKKIYECGTRLWKLKGEGHSAAKEEFTGILKLLEGELGDKKYFAGDAFGFVDIALVPFVCWFYTYETYAGFSIEELAPKLVAWGKRCMERESVAKTLSDPHKVFEFVGVLKKRFGVE, encoded by the exons ATGCCACCAACTAGCATAGTGAGAGAAGGGCAATTGAGTGAGCGAGATCGAGCGATGGGTGAGGTAGACACGAAGGGGGTGGTGCTGCTGGACTTCTGGGTGAGCCCGTTCGGGCAGCGGTGCCGGATCGCTCTGGCGGAGAAGGGGGTGGAGTATGAGTACAGGGAGGAGAACCTCCTGGGGGACAAGAGCCCGCTCCTGCTCGAGTCCAACCCCGTGTACAAGAAGGTCCCCGTCCTCATCCACGACGGCAAGCCCGTGTGCGAGTCCCTCATAATCGTCCAGTACATCGACGAGTCGTGGCCCCACAGCGCACCGCTGCTGCCCGCCGACCCCTACGGCCGCGCCCATGCCCGCTTCTGGGCGGACTTCATCGACAAGAAG ATCTATGAATGCGGGACAAGGCTGTGGAAGCTCAAGGGTGAGGGACATTCGGCGGCCAAGGAGGAGTTTACCGGGATCCTGAAGCTGCTGGAGGGCGAGCTGGGGGACAAGAAGTACTTCGCCGGCGACGCCTTCGGCTTCGTCGACATCGCGCTCGTCCCCTTCGTGTGCTGGTTCTACACCTACGAGACTTACGCTGGCTTCAGCATAGAGGAGTTAGCGCCCAAGCTGGTGGCGTGGGGCAAGCGGTGCATGGAGCGGGAGAGCGTGGCCAAGACACTGTCCGACCCCCACAAGGTCTTCGAGTTCGTGGGCGTCCTCAAGAAGAGATTCGGAGTCGAGTAG